One genomic window of Azospirillum sp. TSH58 includes the following:
- a CDS encoding methyl-accepting chemotaxis protein, with protein sequence MLLSNLKISTKILSIIIMLGAICAGITATSVSGLDALSRATDEIKASGDEMRLGARLNRLVVELLRDEYRLAANPADLPEVLPSIATSRDALSTNLTRVKETADPEQKRLLADFEAALALYKNQLEQTLATARQINAKGAVGFHQDILASVESSAVAARKLQDLSVNYTSYTDNKASRLSDDASQLAERRIVQLIAAAAIGILVGLLLGWLMAQFGIVRPVAAIVACLRGLADGKLDTVVYGTDRKDEVGAIAATADVFKRNLLHSRDMEREAKEAEARSQAEKRASMLALAGRFESQVGGIVNDVGGAATELQATAAQLASAVEEVGAQCSAVAGASEEASANVQTVASASEEMSASIHELAERVTRSAARSKAAAEGANQAQAQLDALAAAIEQVDQIVASINAVASQTNLLALNATIEAARAGEAGKGFAVVASEVKNLANQTHAMTEQIGNQIAAVKSASDRTVEAMRAIITQVEDIDRSTAEMAASVEQQSAATGEISRNAQQAANGTAEVSSNVAGIQQAESETSAATHSVKSAADQLAERASSLKREVDQFLAEVRAA encoded by the coding sequence ATGCTTCTAAGCAACCTCAAGATCTCAACGAAAATCCTGTCCATCATCATCATGCTGGGGGCCATCTGCGCGGGCATCACCGCCACATCGGTCTCCGGATTGGACGCGCTGAGCCGCGCCACCGACGAGATCAAGGCTTCCGGCGACGAGATGAGGCTCGGCGCACGGCTTAATCGCCTGGTGGTTGAACTGCTCCGCGACGAATACCGTCTTGCCGCCAACCCCGCCGACCTGCCGGAGGTCCTGCCCTCCATCGCGACGAGCCGCGACGCGCTGTCCACCAACCTCACCAGGGTCAAGGAGACCGCCGACCCCGAGCAGAAGCGCTTGCTGGCCGATTTCGAAGCGGCGTTGGCGCTTTACAAGAATCAATTGGAACAGACACTTGCCACCGCCCGCCAGATCAACGCGAAGGGCGCCGTCGGGTTTCACCAGGACATTCTCGCCTCGGTCGAAAGCAGCGCCGTCGCCGCGCGGAAGCTCCAGGATCTGAGTGTCAACTACACCTCCTACACCGACAACAAGGCCTCGCGGCTGTCCGACGATGCCTCCCAACTGGCGGAGCGGCGGATCGTCCAGCTCATCGCCGCCGCGGCGATCGGCATTCTCGTCGGCCTGCTGCTGGGCTGGCTCATGGCGCAGTTCGGCATCGTCCGGCCGGTGGCCGCCATCGTCGCCTGCCTGCGCGGGCTGGCCGACGGCAAGCTCGACACCGTGGTGTACGGCACCGACCGCAAGGACGAGGTCGGCGCCATCGCCGCCACCGCGGACGTGTTCAAGCGCAACCTGCTGCACAGCCGGGACATGGAGCGTGAGGCCAAGGAGGCCGAGGCCCGGTCCCAGGCGGAGAAGCGCGCGTCGATGCTCGCCCTCGCCGGCCGCTTCGAGTCGCAGGTGGGGGGCATCGTGAACGACGTCGGCGGCGCCGCGACGGAGCTTCAGGCCACCGCGGCGCAGCTCGCCTCGGCAGTCGAGGAGGTCGGCGCCCAATGCAGCGCCGTGGCCGGCGCGTCGGAGGAAGCCAGCGCCAACGTCCAGACCGTCGCCTCGGCGTCGGAGGAGATGTCGGCCTCCATCCATGAGTTGGCCGAGCGCGTGACCCGCTCCGCCGCGCGCTCCAAGGCCGCGGCCGAGGGGGCCAACCAGGCCCAGGCCCAGCTCGACGCCCTGGCCGCCGCCATCGAGCAGGTGGACCAGATCGTCGCCTCGATCAACGCCGTCGCCTCCCAGACCAACCTGCTGGCCCTGAACGCGACCATCGAGGCCGCCCGCGCCGGCGAGGCCGGCAAGGGCTTCGCCGTGGTCGCCAGCGAGGTGAAGAACCTCGCCAACCAGACCCACGCGATGACCGAGCAGATCGGCAACCAGATCGCCGCGGTGAAGAGCGCCTCCGACCGGACGGTGGAGGCCATGCGCGCCATCATCACCCAGGTCGAGGACATCGACCGCTCCACCGCGGAGATGGCCGCCTCCGTCGAGCAGCAGAGCGCCGCGACCGGCGAGATCAGCCGCAACGCCCAGCAGGCCGCCAACGGCACCGCCGAGGTCTCCAGCAACGTCGCCGGCATCCAGCAGGCGGAGTCGGAAACCAGCGCCGCCACCCACAGCGTGAAGAGCGCGGCCGACCAGCTGGCCGAGCGCGCCTCCAGCCTGAAGCGCGAGGTGGACCAGTTCCTGGCCGAGGTGCGCGCGGCCTGA
- the mrdA gene encoding penicillin-binding protein 2 — translation MDRDTDRYRLLTRRAAVLGGLKLAGLSALVGRLYYLQVVESARYTMLAEENRISLRLVAPSRGTIVDRFGAPLAVNQQNYRVVVVSERTRNIQDTLDKISKIVPLTDGDRRRVMRELHRKRRFVPVTVRENLTWEQVATIEMNTPDLPGVAIEVGEIRHYPEAEATAHILGYVGAVSEAELNGDPVLSLPGFRIGKAGMEKYHEKALRGTAGTSQLEVNAVGRVIRELSRDEGQPGREVQLTIDIGLQKFVQQRLSQEVSASAVVMDVHTGGIYALCSHPSYDPNQFTMGISAELWEELLSNQATPLNNKAVAGQYPPGSTFKPVVALAALESGLISRNHSVFCPGHMDLGDHRFHCWKKGGHGTVDVVGALRHSCDVWFYDVSRRIGIDRIAEMANRFDMGQLTGLDLPHERPGLIPSIDWKKGALGKPWAQGETLIAAIGQGYVLSTPMQLVAMTARLANGGFAVKPHLTKQIKALSGEQTSWPPIGVKKENLDLVLRGLYEVTNAPNGTAYKSRITEPGYEMAGKTGSAQVRRITMAERSTGVKKNEDLPWRERDHALFISYAPVSSPRYACAVFVEHGGGGSTAAAPIARDILLECQKRDPGRASVAESAPPPPPPGGTRG, via the coding sequence ATGGACCGCGACACCGACCGCTACCGCCTGCTGACCCGCCGCGCCGCCGTGCTGGGCGGGTTGAAGCTCGCCGGTCTGTCCGCTCTGGTCGGGCGGCTCTATTACCTGCAGGTGGTGGAATCCGCGCGCTACACCATGCTGGCGGAGGAGAACCGCATCAGCCTGCGTCTGGTCGCCCCGTCGCGCGGCACCATCGTCGACCGCTTCGGCGCGCCGCTGGCGGTGAACCAGCAGAACTACCGCGTCGTCGTGGTGTCGGAGCGCACGCGCAACATCCAGGACACGCTCGACAAGATCTCCAAGATCGTCCCGCTGACCGACGGCGACCGCCGCCGCGTGATGCGCGAGCTGCACCGCAAGCGCCGCTTCGTGCCGGTCACCGTGCGCGAGAACCTGACCTGGGAGCAGGTCGCCACCATCGAGATGAACACGCCGGATCTGCCCGGCGTCGCCATCGAGGTCGGCGAGATCCGCCACTACCCGGAGGCGGAGGCGACCGCCCACATCCTGGGCTATGTCGGCGCCGTGTCGGAGGCGGAGCTGAACGGCGACCCCGTTCTGTCGCTGCCCGGCTTCCGCATCGGCAAGGCCGGCATGGAGAAGTATCACGAGAAGGCGCTGCGCGGCACGGCGGGCACCAGCCAGCTCGAGGTCAACGCGGTCGGGCGCGTCATCCGCGAGCTGTCGCGCGACGAGGGTCAGCCGGGGCGCGAGGTCCAGCTGACCATCGACATCGGCCTGCAGAAATTCGTCCAGCAGCGGCTGTCGCAGGAGGTCAGCGCGTCGGCCGTGGTGATGGACGTGCACACCGGCGGCATCTACGCCCTGTGCTCCCACCCCAGCTACGACCCCAACCAGTTCACCATGGGCATCAGCGCCGAACTGTGGGAGGAGCTGCTGTCCAACCAGGCGACCCCGCTGAACAACAAGGCGGTGGCCGGGCAGTACCCGCCGGGCTCCACCTTCAAGCCGGTGGTGGCCCTGGCGGCTCTGGAGTCGGGGCTGATCAGCCGCAACCACTCGGTCTTCTGTCCGGGTCACATGGACCTCGGCGACCATCGCTTCCACTGCTGGAAGAAGGGCGGCCACGGCACGGTGGACGTTGTCGGCGCGCTGCGCCATTCCTGCGACGTGTGGTTCTACGACGTGTCGCGGCGCATCGGCATCGACCGCATCGCCGAGATGGCCAACCGCTTCGACATGGGCCAGCTGACCGGGCTGGACCTGCCGCACGAGCGGCCGGGCCTGATCCCCTCCATCGATTGGAAGAAGGGCGCGCTTGGCAAGCCCTGGGCGCAGGGCGAAACGCTGATCGCGGCGATCGGGCAGGGCTATGTGCTGTCCACCCCGATGCAGCTCGTCGCCATGACGGCGCGGCTGGCCAACGGCGGCTTCGCGGTCAAGCCCCACCTGACCAAGCAGATCAAGGCGCTGTCGGGCGAGCAGACGAGCTGGCCGCCGATCGGGGTGAAGAAGGAGAACCTCGACCTCGTCCTGCGCGGCCTGTACGAGGTGACCAACGCGCCGAACGGCACCGCCTACAAGTCGCGCATCACCGAACCCGGCTATGAGATGGCCGGCAAGACCGGCTCCGCCCAGGTCCGCCGCATCACCATGGCGGAGCGCAGCACCGGCGTGAAGAAGAACGAGGACCTGCCCTGGCGGGAGCGCGACCACGCGCTGTTCATCTCCTACGCGCCGGTCAGTTCCCCGCGCTACGCCTGCGCGGTGTTCGTGGAGCATGGCGGCGGCGGGTCCACCGCGGCGGCGCCGATCGCGCGCGACATCCTTCTGGAGTGCCAGAAACGCGATCCGGGCCGCGCCTCCGTGGCAGAAAGCGCCCCGCCGCCCCCGCCGCCGGGGGGCACCCGGGGCTGA
- the mreD gene encoding rod shape-determining protein MreD — translation MTLTLWQRLDKTGRNLAPFAVTVMLALVGMIPVPLPGYASVAPFLTAIAVYYWAIHRPDLMGPGTAFLIGLLQDLLTGGPLGVNALVLVLVHSAVSSQRRVLVSSTFALMWFGFGLIMMGVACIQWLAFSALQATVLPFRPALFQALLTMAFFPAIAWMLIRVHRAFLQG, via the coding sequence ATGACGCTGACCTTGTGGCAGCGGCTGGACAAGACGGGGCGGAATCTCGCCCCCTTCGCGGTGACGGTCATGCTGGCGCTGGTCGGGATGATCCCGGTGCCGCTGCCCGGCTATGCGTCGGTTGCGCCTTTCCTGACCGCCATCGCCGTCTATTATTGGGCGATCCACCGGCCCGACCTGATGGGGCCGGGCACCGCCTTCCTGATCGGGCTTCTGCAGGACCTGCTGACCGGCGGGCCGCTGGGGGTGAACGCGCTGGTGCTGGTGCTGGTCCATTCGGCGGTGTCCAGCCAGCGGCGCGTGCTGGTGTCCAGCACCTTCGCCCTGATGTGGTTCGGCTTCGGGCTGATCATGATGGGCGTGGCCTGCATCCAGTGGCTGGCCTTCTCGGCGCTCCAGGCGACGGTGCTGCCCTTCCGGCCGGCGCTGTTCCAGGCGCTGCTGACCATGGCGTTCTTTCCGGCGATTGCCTGGATGTTGATCCGCGTCCACCGCGCGTTTCTTCAAGGGTGA
- the mreC gene encoding rod shape-determining protein MreC has product MKPRNSGSVVRLAAPLRALAQRFSFLLLVLASVALMMVGRIDALSVDSARARVTDAFAPILDAISRPAATAAHVVESVVEVQNAFEENQRLKAENARLLQWKQAALRLEAENISLRSLLKATPEPSSSFITARVIAAPGSSFLRTLVVTAGRRDGVRKGQAAIAGSGLVGRVIEVGEWSARVLLLTDINTRIPVVLERSRQRAVMAGDNSDQTRLLYLPPEAPVQVGERVVTSGHGGQFPPGLPVGVVSSAGERGVRVQPNVDLSRVEHLQLVEFSLPGSEAEPSSESK; this is encoded by the coding sequence GTGAAGCCTCGCAATTCCGGTTCCGTCGTGCGCCTTGCCGCCCCGCTGCGGGCGCTCGCCCAGCGCTTTTCCTTCCTTTTGCTGGTGCTCGCCTCCGTCGCCCTGATGATGGTGGGACGGATCGACGCGCTGTCGGTGGACAGCGCCCGCGCCCGGGTGACCGACGCCTTCGCTCCGATCCTCGACGCGATTTCCCGCCCCGCCGCCACCGCCGCCCATGTCGTGGAGTCGGTGGTCGAGGTGCAGAACGCCTTCGAGGAGAACCAGCGGCTGAAGGCGGAGAACGCGCGGCTTCTGCAATGGAAGCAGGCGGCGCTGCGGCTGGAGGCGGAGAACATCAGCCTGCGCTCCCTGCTCAAGGCGACGCCGGAGCCGTCATCCTCCTTCATCACGGCGCGGGTCATCGCCGCTCCGGGCAGCTCCTTCCTGCGCACGCTGGTGGTCACCGCGGGCCGCCGCGACGGGGTGCGCAAGGGGCAGGCGGCCATCGCCGGCAGCGGGCTGGTGGGCCGGGTGATCGAAGTCGGGGAATGGTCGGCCCGCGTCCTCCTGCTGACCGACATCAACACGCGCATCCCCGTGGTTCTGGAGCGCTCGCGCCAGCGGGCGGTGATGGCGGGCGACAATTCCGACCAGACCCGGCTTCTCTACCTGCCGCCGGAAGCGCCGGTGCAGGTGGGCGAGCGGGTGGTGACCTCCGGTCACGGCGGGCAGTTCCCGCCGGGCCTGCCGGTGGGCGTGGTGTCCTCGGCTGGTGAACGTGGCGTCCGGGTGCAGCCGAACGTCGATCTGTCGCGGGTCGAGCACCTGCAGCTGGTCGAGTTCAGCCTGCCGGGAAGCGAGGCGGAACCGTCATCCGAGTCGAAATGA
- a CDS encoding rod shape-determining protein has protein sequence MLSKLLGVLSADMAIDLGTANTLVYVKGRGIVLNEPSVVAIANVRGKKQVLAVGDEAKMMLGRTPGNIQAIRPLRDGVIADFEVAEEMIKHFIRKVHNRRSFASPQVIICVPSGSTAVERRAIQESAEAAGARRVFLIEEPMAAAIGAGLPVTEPTGSMVVDIGGGTTEVAVLSLGGIVYSRSVRVGGDKMDEAIIGYIRRTHNLLVGEGSAERIKKEIGSACPPEDGEGRILEIKGRDLMNGVPKELIISERQIAESLAEPVSAIVEAVKVALEHTAPELAADIVDKGIVLTGGGALLGNLDFVLRHATGLPVSIADDPLSCVALGTGRALEEMKTLRNVLVSAY, from the coding sequence ATGCTTTCCAAACTCCTCGGCGTGCTTTCCGCCGACATGGCGATCGATTTGGGGACGGCCAACACCCTGGTCTACGTCAAGGGCCGCGGCATCGTTCTGAACGAACCCTCGGTCGTGGCCATCGCCAACGTCCGCGGCAAGAAGCAGGTGCTGGCCGTCGGCGACGAGGCGAAGATGATGCTGGGCCGCACGCCCGGCAACATCCAGGCCATCCGCCCCCTCCGCGACGGCGTCATCGCCGACTTCGAAGTCGCCGAGGAGATGATCAAGCACTTCATCCGCAAGGTGCACAACCGGCGCAGCTTCGCCAGCCCGCAGGTCATCATCTGCGTGCCGTCGGGCTCCACCGCCGTGGAGCGCCGCGCGATCCAGGAATCGGCGGAGGCCGCCGGTGCCCGCCGCGTCTTCCTGATCGAGGAGCCGATGGCCGCCGCGATCGGCGCCGGGCTCCCGGTGACGGAGCCGACCGGCTCCATGGTCGTCGACATCGGCGGCGGCACCACCGAGGTCGCCGTCCTGTCGCTGGGCGGCATCGTCTATTCCCGCTCGGTCCGCGTGGGCGGCGACAAGATGGACGAGGCCATCATCGGCTACATCCGCCGCACCCACAATCTGCTGGTCGGCGAAGGCTCGGCGGAGCGGATCAAGAAGGAAATCGGCTCGGCCTGCCCGCCGGAAGACGGCGAGGGCCGCATCCTGGAGATCAAGGGCCGCGACCTGATGAACGGCGTGCCCAAGGAACTCATCATCTCCGAGCGGCAGATCGCCGAGTCCCTGGCGGAGCCGGTGTCGGCCATCGTCGAGGCGGTGAAGGTCGCGCTGGAGCACACGGCGCCGGAACTGGCCGCGGACATCGTGGACAAGGGCATCGTGCTGACCGGCGGCGGCGCCCTGCTGGGCAACCTGGACTTCGTCCTGCGCCACGCCACCGGCCTGCCGGTGTCGATCGCCGACGACCCGCTGTCCTGCGTCGCGCTGGGCACCGGGCGGGCGCTGGAAGAGATGAAGACGCTGCGAAACGTCTTGGTCAGCGCCTACTGA
- a CDS encoding TIGR00645 family protein — protein sequence MERRFEQIIFASRWLLAPFYLGLVISLLLLLTKFTQEIFHIVPHVLEMQEKDVLLAVLTLIDLSLAGNLLLMVIFSGYENFVSKIDVADHKDRPDWMGKVDFGGLKLKLIASIVAISGIHLLKAFMNIDNTSKENLMWMVIVHMTFVLSGVLLALMDRLEGDHHGAKMKAEAAVKSDHP from the coding sequence ATCGAACGCCGTTTCGAACAGATCATCTTCGCCAGCCGCTGGCTGCTCGCCCCCTTCTATCTGGGGCTCGTCATCTCGCTGCTGCTCCTGCTGACCAAGTTCACGCAGGAGATTTTCCACATCGTCCCGCATGTGCTGGAGATGCAGGAAAAGGACGTGCTGCTGGCCGTGCTGACGCTGATCGACCTGTCGCTGGCCGGCAACCTGCTGCTGATGGTGATCTTTTCGGGATACGAGAACTTCGTGTCCAAGATCGACGTGGCCGACCACAAGGACCGTCCGGACTGGATGGGCAAGGTCGATTTCGGCGGGCTGAAGCTGAAGCTGATCGCCTCCATCGTGGCGATCTCCGGCATCCATCTGCTGAAGGCCTTCATGAACATCGACAACACCAGCAAGGAGAACCTGATGTGGATGGTCATCGTCCACATGACGTTCGTGCTGTCCGGCGTGCTGCTGGCCCTGATGGACCGTCTGGAAGGGGATCATCACGGCGCGAAGATGAAGGCCGAGGCCGCCGTGAAATCCGATCATCCTTGA
- the phoU gene encoding phosphate signaling complex protein PhoU, protein MKHPAPHIVTAFEDAMKRLKASIVQMAGAAETQLDGALTCLTQRNPEQARAIVESDARLDSYEHEIEANCMRMLVLRQPVADDLREVIAALKIAGNLERVGDHAANTARRAVSVAEFPESPAMSTLPNLGRLVRQRLTTAVDAYVDGDVELALRVWRTDDEVDALYTSLCESINQSAARLPEMFTAHMHLLFIAKSLERIGDHATNIAEVVHFVHTGRPLLDERPKADRSRGDV, encoded by the coding sequence ATGAAGCACCCCGCCCCGCACATCGTCACCGCGTTCGAAGACGCCATGAAGCGGCTGAAGGCCAGCATCGTGCAGATGGCGGGCGCCGCGGAAACCCAGCTCGACGGCGCGCTGACCTGCCTGACCCAGCGCAACCCGGAGCAGGCCCGCGCCATCGTCGAGTCCGACGCGCGGCTCGACAGCTACGAGCACGAGATCGAGGCCAATTGCATGCGCATGCTGGTGCTGCGCCAGCCGGTGGCCGACGACCTGCGCGAGGTGATCGCCGCCCTGAAGATCGCCGGCAATCTGGAGCGCGTCGGCGACCACGCCGCCAACACCGCCCGCCGCGCCGTCTCCGTGGCCGAGTTCCCCGAATCCCCGGCGATGAGCACCCTGCCCAACCTGGGCCGCCTGGTGCGCCAGCGCCTGACCACGGCGGTGGACGCCTATGTGGACGGCGACGTCGAGCTGGCGCTGCGCGTCTGGCGCACCGACGACGAGGTCGACGCGCTCTACACCAGCCTGTGCGAGAGCATCAACCAGTCGGCCGCCCGCCTGCCGGAGATGTTCACCGCCCACATGCACCTGCTGTTCATCGCCAAGAGCCTGGAGCGCATCGGCGACCACGCGACCAACATCGCGGAGGTGGTGCATTTCGTGCACACCGGCCGGCCGCTGCTCGACGAGCGCCCGAAGGCGGACCGGTCGCGGGGGGATGTGTGA
- the ilvC gene encoding ketol-acid reductoisomerase produces MRVYYDRDADVNLIKGKKVVIVGYGSQGHAHANNLRDSGVKDVRIALRPGSATIKKAEAAGFTVMAPGEAAAWADVVMILTPDELQADLYRDDLAKNLKEGAALAFAHGLNVHFNLIEPRADLDVFMIAPKGPGHTVRGEYQRGGGVPCLVAVHQNASGNGLDIALSYASAIGGGRAGIIETTFKEECETDLFGEQAVLCGGLTELIKAGYETLTEAGYAPEMAYFECLHEVKLIVDLMYEGGMANMRYSISNTAEYGDYKTGPRIITPETKAEMKRVLEDIQTGRFVRDWMLECKAGQPSFKATRRRNAEHSIEQVGEKLRAMMPWIAERRLVDKTKN; encoded by the coding sequence ATGCGCGTCTATTATGATCGTGATGCCGACGTGAACCTGATCAAGGGGAAGAAGGTCGTCATCGTCGGCTACGGCAGCCAGGGCCACGCCCACGCCAACAACCTGCGTGACAGCGGTGTGAAGGACGTGCGCATCGCCCTCCGCCCGGGTTCGGCCACCATCAAGAAGGCTGAGGCCGCCGGCTTCACGGTCATGGCTCCGGGCGAGGCCGCCGCCTGGGCCGACGTGGTGATGATCCTCACCCCGGACGAGCTGCAGGCCGACCTGTACCGCGACGACCTCGCCAAGAACTTGAAGGAAGGCGCCGCGCTCGCCTTCGCGCACGGCCTGAACGTGCACTTCAACCTGATCGAGCCGCGCGCCGACCTCGACGTGTTCATGATCGCGCCGAAGGGCCCCGGCCACACCGTCCGCGGCGAGTACCAGCGTGGCGGCGGCGTGCCCTGCCTCGTGGCCGTGCACCAGAACGCCTCGGGCAACGGGCTGGACATCGCCCTGTCCTACGCCTCGGCCATCGGCGGCGGCCGCGCCGGCATCATCGAGACGACCTTCAAGGAAGAGTGCGAGACCGACCTGTTCGGCGAGCAGGCCGTGCTCTGCGGCGGCCTGACCGAGCTGATCAAGGCCGGCTACGAGACGCTGACCGAGGCCGGCTATGCCCCGGAGATGGCCTATTTCGAGTGCCTGCACGAGGTGAAGCTGATCGTCGACCTCATGTATGAGGGCGGCATGGCCAACATGCGCTACTCGATCTCCAACACCGCCGAATACGGCGACTACAAGACCGGCCCGCGCATCATCACCCCGGAGACCAAGGCGGAGATGAAGCGCGTCCTGGAGGACATCCAGACCGGCCGCTTCGTCCGCGACTGGATGCTGGAGTGCAAGGCCGGCCAGCCGTCCTTCAAGGCGACCCGCCGCCGCAACGCCGAGCATTCGATCGAGCAGGTTGGCGAGAAGCTGCGCGCCATGATGCCGTGGATCGCCGAGCGCCGTCTGGTCGACAAGACCAAGAACTGA
- the ilvN gene encoding acetolactate synthase small subunit, translating to MEEKIEKHTIAVLVDNEPGVLARVIGLFSGRGYNIESLTVAEVNNADHLSRITLVTSGTRMVVEQIKAQLDRLVPVHKVHDLTDEGPSVERELALVKVAGTGERRIEALRLADIFKAKVVDATLTSFVFELTGTTAEVDDFVGLMAQLGLVEASRTGVVAMSKGATGF from the coding sequence GTGGAAGAGAAGATCGAGAAGCACACCATCGCCGTGCTGGTGGACAACGAGCCGGGCGTGCTGGCCCGCGTCATCGGCCTGTTCTCGGGCCGCGGCTACAACATCGAAAGCCTGACGGTGGCGGAGGTGAACAACGCCGACCACCTGTCGCGCATCACCCTGGTCACCTCCGGCACCCGCATGGTGGTGGAGCAGATCAAGGCCCAGCTCGACCGCCTCGTCCCGGTGCACAAGGTGCACGACCTGACGGACGAGGGGCCGTCGGTCGAGCGCGAGCTGGCGCTGGTCAAGGTGGCCGGCACCGGCGAGCGCCGCATCGAGGCGCTGCGGCTGGCCGACATCTTCAAGGCGAAGGTGGTGGACGCCACCCTGACCTCCTTCGTGTTCGAACTGACCGGCACGACGGCGGAGGTCGACGACTTCGTCGGGCTGATGGCCCAGCTCGGCCTCGTCGAGGCCAGCCGGACCGGCGTCGTCGCCATGTCCAAGGGAGCCACCGGGTTCTGA
- a CDS encoding acetolactate synthase 3 large subunit — protein sequence MPEQKLTGAQIVIKALKDQGVDIIFGYPGGAVLPIYDAIFQQNDIKHILVRHEQAAVHAAEGYARSTGKVGCVLVTSGPGATNAVTGLLDALCDSIPLVCLSGQVPTHLIGNDAFQEADTTGITRPCTKHNYLVKDVNQLARTMHEAFYVARSGRPGPVLVDIPKDVQFADGTYIPPTEVKHKTYRPQVKPEIARVEEAIELIATAKRPIFYTGGGVVNAGPIAAKLLTQFVKMTGFPITSTLMGLGAFPASDPQWLGMLGMHGTYEANLAMYNCDVMINIGARFDDRVTGKLSEFAPGSKKIHVDIDPSSINKNVAVDIPIVGDAGAVLEDMIRIWKARQKRADQTALKEWWGQVEGWRARNCLNYNRTEAVIKPQYALERLREALRGKNHYVTTEVGQHQMWAAQFLPFDEPNRWMTSGGLGTMGYGLPAAIGAQLAHPDAIVVDVSGEASFLMNMQEIGTAVQYRAPVKIFILNNKYMGMVRQWQELLHGSRYSNSYSEALPDFVKLAESWGCVGLRATTVAEVDEVIEKMLAVTDRPCIIDIAVDPKENCFPMIPGGKAHNEILFGPEDSPSDATPEDGMVLV from the coding sequence ATGCCCGAACAGAAGCTGACCGGCGCGCAGATCGTCATCAAGGCCCTGAAGGACCAGGGCGTCGACATCATCTTCGGTTATCCGGGCGGCGCGGTACTTCCGATCTACGACGCCATCTTCCAGCAGAACGACATCAAGCACATCCTCGTCCGGCATGAGCAGGCCGCCGTGCACGCCGCGGAAGGCTACGCCCGCTCCACCGGCAAGGTGGGCTGCGTGCTGGTGACCTCCGGCCCCGGCGCCACCAACGCCGTGACGGGCCTGCTGGACGCGCTGTGCGACAGCATTCCGCTGGTCTGCCTGTCGGGGCAGGTGCCGACCCACCTGATCGGCAACGACGCCTTCCAGGAGGCCGACACCACCGGCATCACGCGCCCCTGCACCAAGCACAATTATCTGGTGAAGGACGTCAACCAGCTGGCCCGCACCATGCACGAGGCCTTCTACGTGGCGCGCAGCGGCCGTCCCGGCCCGGTGCTGGTCGACATCCCGAAGGACGTGCAGTTCGCCGACGGCACCTACATCCCGCCGACCGAGGTGAAGCACAAGACCTACCGCCCGCAGGTGAAGCCCGAGATCGCCCGCGTGGAGGAGGCCATTGAGCTGATCGCCACCGCCAAGCGCCCGATCTTCTACACCGGCGGCGGCGTGGTGAACGCCGGCCCGATCGCGGCCAAGCTGCTGACCCAGTTCGTGAAGATGACCGGCTTCCCGATCACCTCGACCCTGATGGGGCTGGGCGCCTTCCCGGCGTCGGACCCGCAGTGGCTGGGCATGCTGGGCATGCATGGGACGTACGAGGCGAACCTCGCCATGTACAACTGCGACGTCATGATCAACATCGGCGCCCGCTTCGACGACCGCGTGACCGGCAAGCTGTCGGAGTTCGCGCCGGGCTCGAAGAAGATCCACGTCGACATCGACCCCAGCTCGATCAACAAGAACGTCGCGGTGGACATCCCCATCGTCGGTGACGCCGGCGCCGTTCTGGAGGACATGATCCGCATCTGGAAGGCCCGCCAGAAGCGCGCCGACCAGACCGCCCTGAAGGAGTGGTGGGGGCAGGTGGAGGGCTGGCGCGCCCGCAACTGCCTGAACTACAACCGCACCGAGGCGGTCATCAAGCCGCAGTACGCCCTGGAGCGGCTGCGCGAGGCGCTGCGCGGCAAGAACCATTACGTGACGACCGAGGTCGGCCAGCACCAGATGTGGGCCGCCCAGTTCCTGCCCTTCGACGAGCCGAACCGCTGGATGACCTCCGGCGGCCTGGGCACCATGGGCTACGGCCTGCCGGCGGCCATCGGCGCCCAGCTCGCCCACCCCGACGCCATCGTGGTGGACGTGTCGGGCGAGGCCTCCTTCCTGATGAACATGCAGGAGATCGGCACGGCGGTGCAGTACCGCGCCCCGGTCAAGATCTTCATCCTGAACAACAAGTACATGGGCATGGTGCGCCAGTGGCAGGAGCTGCTGCATGGCTCCCGCTACTCCAACAGCTACTCCGAGGCGCTGCCCGACTTCGTGAAGCTGGCGGAAAGCTGGGGCTGCGTCGGCCTGCGCGCGACCACGGTGGCCGAGGTGGACGAGGTCATCGAGAAGATGCTCGCCGTCACCGACCGCCCCTGCATCATCGACATCGCCGTGGACCCGAAGGAGAACTGCTTCCCGATGATCCCCGGCGGCAAGGCCCACAACGAAATCCTGTTCGGTCCGGAGGACAGCCCGTCCGACGCCACGCCGGAAGACGGCATGGTGCTGGTCTGA